Within Vicia villosa cultivar HV-30 ecotype Madison, WI linkage group LG1, Vvil1.0, whole genome shotgun sequence, the genomic segment TCAAAACAAGAGTTCgtttccccccgagtgctacatatcagaatgACGACACCAAAAAGCTACTAAATCTTTACTCCTCGTTacttgcacgttaccaatataaaggcaatgacgaaaaaaagagaaagggtgagatatcgaaaagtaTAAGCAAAAATATGATAATTGATATATTAGACATAGAATCATACAATATTCACCACATTCAAATACAGCCACAATACAACCATCAACCAAGCAACATAACAAATAACTACAACGCCAAAAGAATGCAACTCAACATGAAACTCGACTATTCAATGCATGTGGATCCATCGGAGTACAACTCCCAACTTAATCATATGCTATGTTATCGAGGCATTTTAACAACTTTAtcagggtgccatcaaggccaacttaattaatgccatcaaggccaacttaatcaatgCAATGTTATGCGACCACATGAACGACATTCAATCAAAAATATCATAACACAATTAGAacaacaacgaaaacaacaacttaaccGCAACTTTAACAATTTTCATCTTTGGCTATTTGAGTCTACAACCAAAACTTGTCCAAATTCGGGACAAAACCAACTTACTTCAACAATACCCGCAATTCACACAATCGGTATAATATCCAACTACACAACCAACCGACGTTATCTAATTATATATTCGAATCACTCCGACGAATTTAATCTAATTCCGATTATTTAATTTCTCGCTTAATTTACTAATTCGGCTGATTCAGTACTATTTCCATTCACTGCTATCACTGCCAATTATTAACTAGCCTCTACAAATTTTATTATTCTGATATAAATAATTTTCCTGCATTCAAAATTATGCTGTCAACAAAATTCAACTCTGTTACTACATATACCAGTATCTATTAGTAAATTGCTATCAACTATTTCCTGTTTCTGCTAAACTGTAATATATCATACTAATTTATCCATTTCTAATTAAATACACTAAGCCATTACTCCAGTAtgtatgtgtgtgtatatatatatatatatatatatatatatatatatatatatatatatatatatatatatatatatatatatatatatatatatatatatatatatatatatatatatatatatatatatatatatagggagcatatcaagtgagagcatttaatgagagatgagaggaacaaatatcaaccattgaatccatcaagagagagaaattaatagccacattaatgtgttaacattctctctcttgatgaattcaatggttgatatttattcctctcatatctcattaaaaaatgctctcacttgatatgcttgctatatatatatatatatatatatatatatatatatatatatatatatatatatataggggacgtatcaaatgagaactttgactattatgagaactgagaacttttaataataaccctacgatttaaaatcaatgcttcagatttcacttaaattttaagagacaataattaatagttagattctggtttaaatacatatcacataaatgcatatctgagcattgattttaattcgtatggttattattaaaagttctcattcTCATAatagccaaagttctcatttgatacgtccccataTATAAATCCAGATCAACCGATATACAATAGTCATAatagccaaagttctcatttgatacgtccccatatatatctgagcattgattttaattcgtatggttattattaaaagttctcattgTCACAATTATCAACCACAGAGCAACTTAGTTATAAATCCAGATCAACCGATATACAATAAAATCACATAAATAACAATTCAGCGCATGAACACAATTTAGCAGTAAATCATACAACCCTAAATCCCacataacaaccatcatacaatcgATTATATTAgtcgaaccccaccccttacATTTAAATCGAACGGAGCTCGAAAATAAATCAGTAACTGCAACTTCTAAGACTGCTATCTTCAAAATCCAGACAGCGAGCAACAAACCcttatttcttatttttccttttgtttctGTTACGTGACTATTTGTGTTCCTCTTTGTTTTGGTTTGATAACTACCACTACTCTAACAAAACCTAATAGAATGATTGGGCTCTCTAAAACTCATGTTTGGATTTTACTAACTAATACCCCTCAATTGCTAATACCACACATAATCTcaactaaattatttaattaaaaatcccaATTTTACTCGCTAACTCTTATTTTACGGTCTAATTTTATTTGCTTCAAAAACTCCCAAAATAAAACACGACACTCTAATGAtaattctaatactaaaaatattaaaaaactcaattagttatcaatccgctatcccgaactaataccgactaaatcgtccaaaaatgcgaaaatttcactaaacactccaaacgtctaaattaagcgaataatcgaatttccgggcgttacaagtTCTAGTAGCATTTGTCGAAGCATTTCCTCGCTTTCTTGATATTTGGACTTATAACATTATTCTAAGTCCTAGACAACATATGACTTTGTCGAATCTGACCATTTTGTTGAAATTCCcttttcaaaattttatatatttttaaaggaGCGAGTAATACTAATCTTATGAATCCATTCTTAAGATTCTTCCAAATCATACTTATCATGCTTCGTCACACACTTTTTTCTCTCCGTGTTTGATAAGTTGAAACCCATTTATTCAAGATTCTTGAACACTTACTTTCAACGTAATTAATTAGTCTTATTTATTGACTTTCTAACATTATTTGTTGACTTTTTTCAACTAGAATTTTCAAACTAACAATTTCCTTAAACTAAACTActaagttttaaatatagtgtaATCTTGAACCTCTTTAGGACAGTCTCCAATAATCTTTAAAtccaaaaattcaaaacaaaagacAATTATATCTCATACAACCTTAAAAGTTATAACACACATTAAGCACTTCTAATGCTACAAGAAACTAGCTACAAGTGAAGCTGCAACTTCAGCTACGAtagagaaatatatatatatatatatatatatatatatatatatatatatatatggaaaaatCATGTATTTAGCTGGTACAAATCGCCATCACATGTGAAGTGCATGGGATTACTGATGTGGAGTATTGATTGGCTGAAGATAACTAACTGAAAGTTAGTTATGGTTAGCTTAGTTAGTTACACTTGTATATAAATCTTGTAACGTCTTTTGTAACTGACTAATGAATGCAATactattttctctctctttttctttctcgTTTCTTCTCTGCAATTATAGAGCTTCGTTCTCCTCCATCAATGGAGTTTGTTAGCATTCATTCATTATTCACATTTGCTTAGATGGTATCAGAGTAGGTCCTTCCTACTCTGCTTTCGTTGCGCATATCTCATTCTTGAGAAGTGATTTGTTGTGTGTTCTTTTCTTGCATTGCTTTTCTTGTTCATTGTTGCATTACCGCTTTTGATCAATGACgagaaataacaacaacaataatcagGATCAACTTGATCCATACTACATTCATCCATCGCAGAATCCATCGACGGTATGTGTATCACCGGTGTTGAGTGGCGATAACTATCATGCTTGATCGATGAAGATGAGGCGTGCACTTGCTATGAAGAACAAGTTCAGATTTGTATATGGATCCATAGAGATACCTAATGAAGACGATCTGAACTATGTTGCGTGGCAAAGATGCAACAATCTTGTTCATACGTGGATTATCAATTCTATAACACCTTCGATTGCTCAAAGCGTGGTGTTCATTGATAATGCTGTAGATATGTGGAATGATCTTAAGGATCGATTCATGAGAGGAGATCGCATTCGTGTGGCACAACTTTATCAAGAAATATCAAATCTGAAGCAAGGTACGAAGAAGATTTCTGACTATTTTACTGAATTGAGAAGTTTATGGGAAGAGCTTGATCAATATAGACCTATGCCAAATTGTACTTGTCGTATCGCGTGTGGTTGTTTAGCTATGAGGAATAGCAGAAGCTTTAGAGCTGAAGACAGAATCATACAGTTCTTGATAGGATTAAATGAAGAGTATCATAGTGTTGTATCACAAGTGCTGTTGAAGGATCCTTTAACACAAATCAACAAGGTTTTCTCTATGATCATGCAACAGGAAAGAAAGATCTGTGGAATATCTTTTTCTACTGGTAATGTAGTTGAAGAGGGATCTAGGATGATTAATGCTGTGGATGGAACAAAGCAATTTGGCAGAGGTAGAGGCAATGGAAGTTTTTCCTCAGGAAGAGGTAGAGGTAATGGAAAGGTTTGTACCTTCTGTGGGAAGAcaggacataccattgaaaattgCTATAGGAAGCATGGTTATCCACCTAATTTTGGTAGGGGTAATTCATCTACTTCATATGCTAATCAAGTTGAAGTTGAAGATTCAGAGGCAAAAGGAGGAGCTGCTACTTCTTCAGGTGACAATGGTAGCATGACATTGACCAAGGAGCAGTATACAAACTTGATGGCACTCTTAGAGAAGAGTACAAGTTCTGTGAATCTCACTAAGGGAGGTAAATTCAACTCTTATGCCTATGTTGCTAGTTTCAATATTCGAAGTAATGTGGACTGGATCTTAGACACATGAGCAACTCATCATATCAGTCATGATTTAGCATGCTTCTTTAAATATGAGAAGATAAGCCCTATGGTTATCAACTTGCCTAATGGAAATTCAATTACTTCTTCTGTATGTGGTAGTGTGCAGTTGACTAATGAACTGACTATTGATAATGTTCTTTATTTGCCTCAATTCGAAGTGAATCTTATATCTATTTCAAAGTTATGTAAGGAGCAGGAGTGTGTTTTAAGCATTGAAACTGACAAGTGTATTGTACAGGCAAAGAAGGACTTGAGGAAGATTGGTTCAGCTAGAGTTATTGATGGCTTGTATCATTTGGAAGCTAGCACTGGAAAAGTCAATAAAGATAAGGAGGCTGACTTTGTTTCAAGTATTTTCACATGTAATAATAGAGCTGCTGAGTTAGCTCCTGCCATTTTGTGGCACCTAAGGCTAGGGCACTTAGCTTATGATAGAATGGAAAGTATGAGCAAGCTGTATAGTTTTATTCCTAAGTATGTACATACAGCTTGTGATGTGTGTCAAATGGCAAGACAAAAATGTTTACCATTCCCTATTAGCAATAATAATGCACATGATATGTTTGATCTTATTCATCTTGATGTATGGGGCCCCTTTAGTACAATTTCTGTCCATGGTTTTAGATATTTCTTGACTATACTTGATGACCATAGCAGACATGTTTGGGTGATTATGATAAAATCCAAATCTGAAGTGTGTCAAAGGGTTCAAGAATTTGTAGCTATGGTAGAAACTCGGTTTGATAAGAAAGTTAAAATGGTAAGAAGTGATAATGGGACTGAGTTACATATGCCAGCCTACTATGCTTCAAAAGGAATTCTTCATCAAAGAAGTTGTGTGtatacaccacaacaaaatgggagAGTTGAAAGAAGACATCAACACATATTGAACATTAGTAGAGCACTAATGCTTCAATTTAAATTGCCTAAGAAGTATTGGTCCTATGCTGTACTTCATGCTGTTTTCCTTATGAACCGGATTCCTACTAAGCTTCTAAAGAACAAATCTTCTTATGAAGTCTTATATGGAAAGTTACCTGAGCTGAGTTCTCTTAAAGTGTTTGGATGTTTATGCTATGGATCCACCTTGCCTACCAATAGACATAAATTTGATCCAAGAGCCAGGAAGTGTGCTTTCTTGGGATTCAAGCAAGGTATGAAGGGCTATATTCTTCTTGATACCAGCACTTTTGAGATTGTTGTTTCTAGAAATGTCAAATTCTTTGACATGGAGTTTCCTTTCCTTGCTAAATCCAGTACCAGTGATTCTACTTGCATCTATTTTGATCAGTCTAGAACTTCATATGATTCTTTTATGATTGAAGGTGTGTTAGATGATCATTCAAGTGGAACAATGTTTCCTTCTGATTCTAATGTTCAAATTGCCCCCACTGAACTTGCTGAATCTTCCAGCTTATCTCCTATCATTGAGTCAGCTTCCCATGATGATTTAGATGCTCCAACTAATGATCTTACTAATCAGGATCAGGACACGTCTCTTCACTCTTCTATCTCAAATTCTTCATCAAATGAACATAGGAGGTCTGCTCGTATTTCTAAACCTCCTTCTCATTTGAAGGACTATGTCTGTAATTCCATCACTGCATCTACCAGCCAATATCCCATTTCCAAATATCTCTCCTATGCTCAGTTATCTCCTTCACATCAAGCTTATGTCATGGCCTTATCCTCTGACACTGAACCACCAAATTACAAGGTTGCTAGCAAGGATCCTCGATGGGTTCAGGCCATGCAACTTGAGTTGGAGGCTTTGAAACGTAATCACACATGGGACTTGGTAGATTTACCACCTGATGCATCCTCCATTGGAAGCAGATGGGTGTATAAAATCAAGAGACATGCTGATGGTTCCGTTGAACGTTTCAAGGCAAGACTTGTAGCTCAAGGCTTCACGCAAACAGAAGGCCTTGACTATTTTGAGACGTTTTCTCCTGTGGCCAAAATGTCCACAATTCGTGTATTATTTACACCTGCGGCTATTCATGGATGGCATCTTCACTAGCTCGACGTGAACAAAGCTTTCTTGCATGGGGATTTACATGAGGCTGTCTATATGAAGCTTCCACAAGGTGTACTCTCCTCCAAAGTTGGCCAAGTATGTAGGCTTAACAAATCATTGTACGGCTTAAAACAAGCGAGTCGACAATGGTTTGAAAAGTTAACTACGTTTCTTCAAGCTCAAGGTTTCCTCCATGCCCATGCTGACCATACTCTCTTTACTAAGACCGATTCATCTTCATTCACAGCCATCCttgtgtatgttgatgacatcatCTTAACAGGGACTTCTCTCTCTATGATCAACTTTTTGAAGAAATCTTTGGACGATACATTTCATATCAAAGACCTAGGCCAACTGAAGTTTTTTTTAGGTCTTGAGGTTGCACGCTCTTCTAAAGGTATCTCCCTTTGCCAACGGAAATATTGCCTTGAATTACTCCATGATGCTGGCTTAGCTGGTTGCAAACCAGTTTCAACTCCTTTGGATGCCTCTTCTCGTCTTCATCAGGATGGTGGCTCTATTTTTTCTGATGTCACGGCTTATAGAAGATTGGTAGGAAGACTCCTCTATCTCACCAACACACGGCCAGACATTGCCTTTGCTACTCAGCAACTGAGCCAATTCATGAGTTCACCTACTGAATCTCACTGCAAGGATGCGTTAAGATTTCTTCGTTATCTTAAACAATCTCCGGCTCGTGGTATATTTCTATCTCAGGCCTCTGATTTACAGCTATCAGGGTTTAGTGATGCTGACTGGGGTGGATGTGTTGACACGCGCCGTTCCATATCTGGATATTGTTTCTTCATTGGGCAATCACTTGTGTCTTGGAAGGCTAAGAAGCATCTCACGGTTAGCTGTTCatctgctgaggcagaatatcaTGCCCTCGCATCTGCTACTCGTGAGCTTCAGTGGCTATGCTTCTTGTTGCATGATTTGCATCAACATCCCTCTCGGTTGCCAGTACTTTATTGCGACAGTCAAAGTGCCCTACATATATCTATAAACCCTGTCTTTCATGGGCGTAATAAACACCTTGATATTGACTGCCATTTAGTTCGTGAGAAGTTGCAAGCTGGAGTAATGCGCTTGTTGCCTGTCTATTCTCAAGATCAAGCTGCAGATGTTTTTACTAAGGCCCTTGGTCCGCGGCCGTTTCACTCTTGTCTGTCCAAGCTTGGCTTGATAAACATCTATCAACCTCAAGCTTGTGGGGGGTGACAAAGCATGTGCATGAAGCTGACGTGGAAGAGTGATTAAGCGTGTGCATGGGATTACTGACGTGGAGTATTGATTGGCTAAAGATAACTAACTGAAAGTTAGTTATGGTTAGCTTAGTTACTTACACTTGTATATAAATCTTGTAACGTCTTTTGTAACTGACTAATGAATGCAATactattttctctctctttttctttctcgTTTCTTCTTTGCAATTATAGAGCTTTGTTCTCCTCCATCAATGGAGTTTGTTAGCATTCATTCATTATTCACATTTGCTTAGACTTGGTGAATAAAGCACACGACGAGAACTTCTTCATCACTAGTATATTATTGAAGACATAGTAATCATTTTCATTGGAAAAACAATAAATTATGTTGGAAATGATTTCCTAGTTAAAGGCCTTATGCTTTCACTGTTCTGGACTAAAAATCCAAAATTCCATTTGcatattaaaatcaatcatatatTTTACAGTATTAGAGTATGAGTTATAGTATTAAGGTAAATTATTGTATATTGCATGTAATAACTTTCCTGTTATTACTGTTTTATTTAGTTAGGATTTAGTTACTACTTTTTAGGCTAGTTTGTTACACTTACTTACACCCTAAGTAACCCGTGGCTGTGGTTGTATATATAGCAACTAGCAAACTCTTTTGTTCTAATAATCAGCCTCAATAATACATTCATTCTTATTTTATATTATGGTATCAACAGTGTGAATAAAATCTTTTTCGCTGTTCATCACCTTCTTCCTCCTATCTTTCTTCTTTCTTGAGTTTCTACAAACATTTCCTCCATGGTTGACCCAACAAATTCCACAACCAAGAACCCTTATCTTGATCAATCAAGCCTTTATTACTTACACCCAACTGAGAATTCATGCACTGTTCTAGTCACACCACCACAATCTGAGAACAATTGTGAATCATAGAGCAGATCCATGAAGCGCGCTCTCCTCAGCAAGAATAAAGTCAAATTTATCGATGAAACGATCACGGATCCTACGGAGACAGATCCTTTATATGACAGTTgagaacgatgcatcaacatcgTTCTTGCATGGATCTCGGCTTCACTTTCTCCTGATATTGCGCAAAGCACAATCTACGTCAAAAATGCATCGCAACTATGGACAAAATCAAAATTATATTCTCCAAACCTGATCATTTATGACTATCAAATCTTCTTCAACACATTCATTCCATACGTCAAAGTGATAAATCTGTAACCTCATACTTCAATGAACTCAATACTCAATGGGAGGATCTATAAACACTCAGAGGCTTACCTACATGCACTTGTGGCACACATGATACCATCAAGAAGCAAGGTGATATGGAATACGTGATATGGTTCTTGAAGGGTTTAAACGATAACTTCAATAACATCAAGTCTCTGATTTTTATGATTGAGCCTATACTTGATGTTTCCAAATTTTTCTTGTCCATCTTGCTACAAAAACGTCAACTCACCCCTCATTCATCTTTAGAAACCACAAGCGTTGTCTTGGCTCAATCTCAACAATCTCCTTACAAACGCTCCTACCCTAGACTCACCTAAGGACGTGACAAATCTTCCTTTCAAACAAAAGCCCCAATATTTCTAAAGTCTGCTCCTTTTGTGGCAAAACTAGGCATTTAGTTGATTCATACTACTTCAAGCATGGTTTTTCCACAAGTTTATACTTCAATGACAGAGAAGTCTCCACCAACAATGTTACCACCAACACTGAACAAATATTTATCTACCAATGCCAACAATGAAGATGGCAAAgtgtgaaaattctagtaactaacatgcgatgtcgtactggatgttatgacatccacaataacacagaataatactttaaaatagaaaagcataaaacagtaaataatatagaaaattgttcacccagttcggtaaacaacaatacctactctgggggctaccaagccagggagggaatcaaATATAAGCAGAATTCAGAGCTTAACAACCCCGTTTACAaatcctcacttaagacctacccaatgcagtTTGAATCTagtcctagacctgagtatcttcaCTCACTCTCCGTCAATCACAATAGTGATTACAAACAGACTTTAATTAAAAGAGAGAAGAcatacttcaaaaacacaccttgatcttgcttaaaagcttcaatcaagagacacaccctcgtgcttaaaagctttgagtgacaaaatacaaaaacaacctattccaattcaaccatcaaaagacaattgcttggagtacaagagactaaacacacagacacaaaactacggttcttcacaattaacaaatctctctgcgttccaaattaggattgcagtcttcttacatgcagctcttgggcctcaaGATTtccaagaaacaaattagggttaaccaagttaacctaattcacacgtcatCAGGCTGTTACAGAGTGTGCTGTTAACAAAATCTTCTAGGAGAAATATTCAGCAtacaataaaatgtttcctaaattgtagattgagagaaatcaggaaacataatattaaaatacaacAACTCCTGCTGtcaaacatggatgtcatgacatccgtcaTGACAGTCACTAACAAAATctgtattagcttaaacatatgtaacctgcataacacaatataaagcatgtcatgacatttgtcaagacattaaatacccaggtatgttttaccacaaatgcagccaacatgaaaacacctacaATCCCCccttttggcaaatttttggctaaaacatcctgtcacaccatatcagagaaacacttgcagcagaaaacacacaaccaCACACAATCAGAGCTAATACAGTATAACATACCACACAAGCATGCAATCACTGCTACTACCATCAGCATGCACACATAAACCACAACTACTGCTACTTCTACAACACACATCAAAGCACATAACATGGCTATACTACCACTACAACCATACCACATGAGCAGCTGTCAAGTATAACAGAAATAAACTACGGTACTACACACAATCAAATCGAACAGACTAACACAAAATTAGCAGAATTATTGATCACCCACACACTTGTTAttctggggtgacattactactTCCCCTGTTTGGCCAGAAAAGTAGCCAAAGCAACCTTAATATGCAAATAAGTACAAACcagaattaaattaataaaaaaaccaaaataacaaGAAAAACATCACCACCACCAGTTGTCTTTTGTAATCCTCGGATTTTtatgggatgcgaactgactcttcttttattttttgagttgtgaaaatcagagagtcgccaccgacttttattttatccaattaaggaaaggtttataaaagaaacagaaaaagaccttaaagagattttgggttcgggggtaggttatacaaagggaaggtgttagcaccctttgtatccatggttatccatgggctcttaattgcttagctcacttgtttgaatcgtttgtcttgctttgaaatgcttgtatgtggttttaaatattttgtaaagagttaactttgtaatgatccttgtgcggatgtatacaaagtgtttatctttcgaaagatattttgatggtttgaaaaaagatttttaacttcgtaatgatccttgtttggatatatacaaagtatagtctttttgaaagtttgttttgaaaaaacagtgatgtgtaaaagcttttgttgtttttgattgagcaagcaattaggaggtataccctaagtttataaggttctttcctatttctttagaaaattttccttgactggatacagaagaaaaatttgaattgtatttgaaacagtaagatttgattttgaaaagagtaacagagggattaccctaagaggtgcaagtgtgattgtgatttattttcagatatgttatctttgagattagtgatctagcgcttcagttttattcttgtcgtacacgcagttttatatgtataggaattaaagtgcgggaatgtaaaatgccgaaagtaaatctacgctattacatcgattgtgcgagaaatgtaaactacgctatttacatgaatttgacaacctatacacttatctatgaatttaaattgcaataagataaagggaaaatattttttgatttttggatggttgattttaattaagattaagg encodes:
- the LOC131595135 gene encoding uncharacterized mitochondrial protein AtMg00810-like, producing MKLPQGVLSSKVGQVCRLNKSLYGLKQASRQWFEKLTTFLQAQGFLHAHADHTLFTKTDSSSFTAILVYVDDIILTGTSLSMINFLKKSLDDTFHIKDLGQLKFFLGLEVARSSKGISLCQRKYCLELLHDAGLAGCKPVSTPLDASSRLHQDGGSIFSDVTAYRRLVGRLLYLTNTRPDIAFATQQLSQFMSSPTESHCKDALRFLRYLKQSPARGIFLSQASDLQLSGFSDADWGGCVDTRRSISGYCFFIGQSLVSWKAKKHLTVSCSSAEAEYHALASATRELQWLCFLLHDLHQHPSRLPVLYCDSQSALHISINPVFHGRNKHLDIDCHLVREKLQAGVMRLLPVYSQDQAADVFTKALGPRPFHSCLSKLGLINIYQPQACGG